A single genomic interval of Streptococcus suis harbors:
- a CDS encoding polysaccharide biosynthesis protein, which yields MDLGTVTDKLLDRNSKRLILMCMDMCLIIVSMILSRLFLDVIIDIPDERFILAVLFVLIFYMIISIRLKVFSLITRYTGYQSYVKIGLSLISAYSLFLIISTILWQTFSYRFILVSLFLSYVMLITPRIVWRILHETRKNVIRKKVSPLRILVVGAGDGGNTFINTVEDRKLNFEIVGIVDRDPNKLGTFIRTAKVLGNRNDIPRLVEELAVDQVTIAIPSLNGKEREKIVEICNTTGVTVNNMPSIEDIMAGNMSVSAFQEIDVADLLGRPEVVLDQDELNQFFKGKTILVTGAGGSIGSELCRQIAKFTPKRLLLLGHGENSIYLIHRELLEKYQGKIELVPLIADIQDRELIFSIMAEYQPDVVYHAAAHKHVPLMEYNPHEAVKNNIFGTKNVAEAAKTAKVAKFVMVSTDKAVNPPNVMGATKRVAEMIVTGLNEPGQTQFAAVRFGNVLGSRGSVVPLFKEQIRKGGPVTVTDFRMTRYFMTIPEASRLVIQAGHLAKGGEIFVLDMGEPVQILELARKVILLSGHTEEEIGIVESGIRPGEKLYEELLSTEERVSEQIYEKIFVGRVTNKQSDIVNSFINGLLQKDRNELKGVLIEFAKQE from the coding sequence ATGGATTTGGGAACTGTTACTGACAAACTGTTAGATCGCAACAGTAAACGATTGATACTCATGTGCATGGATATGTGTCTTATTATAGTTTCCATGATTTTGAGCAGGCTGTTTTTGGATGTTATTATTGACATTCCAGATGAACGCTTTATTCTTGCAGTTTTATTTGTTTTAATATTCTATATGATTATCTCAATTAGACTAAAGGTTTTTTCGCTAATTACGAGGTATACTGGATATCAAAGTTATGTGAAAATAGGACTGAGTTTGATATCCGCTTATTCATTATTTTTAATTATCTCAACGATTTTATGGCAGACCTTTAGTTATCGTTTCATCTTAGTATCCTTATTTTTGTCGTATGTGATGCTCATTACCCCGAGGATTGTTTGGAGAATCTTACATGAGACGAGAAAAAATGTCATTCGAAAGAAGGTTAGTCCACTAAGAATCTTAGTAGTAGGTGCTGGAGATGGTGGGAATACTTTTATCAATACCGTCGAAGATAGAAAATTGAATTTTGAAATTGTCGGTATAGTTGATCGTGATCCAAATAAACTTGGAACATTTATCCGTACCGCTAAAGTTTTAGGAAACCGTAATGATATTCCACGATTGGTAGAGGAATTAGCCGTTGACCAAGTGACGATTGCCATCCCTTCTTTAAACGGTAAGGAGCGAGAGAAGATTGTTGAAATCTGTAACACTACAGGAGTGACCGTCAATAATATGCCGAGCATTGAAGACATTATGGCGGGGAACATGTCTGTCAGTGCCTTTCAGGAAATTGACGTAGCAGACCTTCTTGGTCGACCAGAGGTTGTTTTGGATCAGGATGAATTGAATCAGTTTTTCAAAGGGAAAACAATCCTTGTCACAGGAGCAGGTGGCTCTATCGGTTCAGAGTTATGTCGTCAAATTGCTAAGTTTACGCCTAAACGCTTGTTGTTGCTTGGACATGGAGAAAATTCAATCTATCTCATTCATCGAGAGTTACTGGAAAAGTACCAAGGTAAGATTGAGTTGGTCCCTCTCATTGCAGATATTCAAGATAGAGAATTGATCTTTAGCATAATGGCTGAATATCAACCCGATGTTGTTTATCATGCTGCAGCACATAAGCATGTTCCTTTGATGGAATACAATCCACATGAAGCAGTGAAGAATAATATTTTTGGAACGAAGAATGTGGCTGAGGCGGCTAAAACTGCAAAGGTTGCCAAATTTGTTATGGTTTCAACAGATAAAGCTGTTAATCCACCAAATGTTATGGGAGCGACTAAACGTGTTGCAGAAATGATTGTAACAGGTTTAAACGAGCCAGGTCAGACTCAATTTGCGGCAGTCCGTTTTGGGAATGTTCTAGGTAGTCGTGGAAGTGTTGTTCCGCTATTCAAAGAGCAAATTAGAAAAGGTGGACCTGTTACGGTTACCGACTTTAGGATGACTCGTTATTTCATGACGATACCTGAGGCAAGTCGTTTGGTTATACAAGCTGGACATTTGGCAAAAGGTGGAGAAATCTTTGTCTTGGATATGGGTGAGCCAGTACAAATCCTGGAATTGGCAAGAAAAGTTATCTTGTTAAGTGGACATACAGAGGAAGAAATCGGGATTGTAGAATCTGGAATTAGACCAGGCGAGAAACTCTACGAGGAATTACTATCAACAGAAGAACGTGTCAGCGAACAGATTTATGAAAAAATATTTGTGGGTCGCGTTACAAATAAGCAATCGGACATTGTCAATTCATTTATCAATGGATTACTCCAAAAAGATAGAAATGAATTAAAAGGTGTGTTGATTGAATTTGCAAAACAAGAATAA
- a CDS encoding acetyltransferase, translated as MKKLAIIGASGHGKVVADIAEKTGYDKIIFLDDAQDKLECTGHPIVGKVEDIINFKNDDIFIAIGNNKVRNEIAKRYEELNFVTLIHPSATISRTVSIGKGTAVMAGVVINTDAKIGDFCIINTGVTVDHDCHLKDFVHISPGSHLAGGVTIGRNSWIGIGSSVIQSLSICEDVIIGAGGVVIKSIDSSGTYVGHPCRKVY; from the coding sequence ATGAAAAAACTTGCGATTATTGGAGCTAGTGGTCATGGTAAGGTGGTTGCAGATATTGCTGAAAAAACAGGTTATGATAAGATTATTTTTTTAGATGATGCTCAAGATAAATTGGAATGCACAGGCCACCCCATTGTGGGAAAGGTAGAAGATATTATTAATTTTAAAAATGATGATATTTTCATTGCTATTGGAAATAACAAAGTTCGCAATGAGATAGCTAAGAGATATGAAGAATTGAATTTTGTTACCTTAATACACCCAAGCGCTACCATTAGTCGTACAGTGTCAATTGGTAAAGGTACTGCTGTTATGGCAGGGGTAGTTATAAACACGGATGCTAAAATTGGTGATTTTTGCATTATTAACACAGGTGTTACAGTTGATCATGATTGTCACCTGAAAGATTTTGTACATATTTCTCCAGGGAGTCATTTGGCAGGTGGAGTTACCATTGGTCGTAATTCTTGGATAGGGATTGGAAGTTCAGTTATCCAATCGTTATCTATTTGTGAAGATGTCATTATTGGAGCGGGTGGAGTTGTCATTAAATCGATTGATAGTTCAGGAACCTATGTTGGACATCCTTGTAGAAAGGTTTATTGA
- a CDS encoding sugar transferase, giving the protein MKKGLYEKYFKRLLDILLSLFAIILLSPIILMVSILVYFKLGSPVLFTQERPGKDEKIFKMYKFRTMTDEKDEKGELLPDSVRLTAFGKWLRSTSLDELPELFNILKGDMSIVGPRPLLVKYLPLYSEEQARRHEVRPGLTGYAQANGRNSLTWEEKFKMDVKYVGSVTFIGDIIILIQTVLAVFKRSGISSADSVTMEEFKGNK; this is encoded by the coding sequence ATGAAAAAAGGATTATATGAAAAATATTTTAAACGTTTGTTAGATATTCTACTATCTTTGTTCGCGATTATTTTACTATCTCCAATCATTCTTATGGTCAGTATTTTGGTGTATTTTAAATTAGGTTCGCCAGTCTTGTTTACGCAAGAACGTCCTGGTAAAGATGAAAAGATATTTAAAATGTATAAATTTCGAACCATGACGGATGAAAAAGATGAAAAGGGAGAACTTTTGCCAGACAGTGTTCGACTTACGGCATTTGGTAAGTGGCTCCGTTCGACTAGTCTAGATGAACTTCCTGAACTTTTTAATATTTTAAAAGGTGATATGAGTATTGTAGGTCCTAGACCGTTATTGGTAAAATACTTACCACTATACTCTGAAGAGCAAGCAAGAAGGCATGAGGTTAGACCGGGTTTGACGGGCTATGCTCAAGCGAATGGTAGGAATTCTCTAACTTGGGAGGAAAAGTTTAAAATGGATGTCAAATATGTTGGCAGTGTTACTTTTATAGGTGATATTATAATTCTTATACAAACAGTCTTAGCAGTATTCAAGAGAAGCGGGATTTCTTCTGCTGATTCAGTGACAATGGAGGAGTTTAAAGGAAATAAATGA
- a CDS encoding glycosyltransferase family 4 protein, which produces MKILYVTTISNTLNAFLVSHIQELVNAGHKVDIACKVEKPLSDALLENTRNFYELEFNRSPRKNNFLRLIKQVRQLVCQEEYDIVHTHTPIASAVVRLACKGIEKTRVFYTAHGFHFLKGGPLFSWLIYYPIEKILSRYTDTLITINKEDYSIAKKKFKMKHLHLVPGVGVDLEKFYPVSSDEKLAIKKQLGLETDKKYLICIGELNINKNQILLIKMMEILCKEREDIVLLLVGSGHLERQLQQLVNQLNLERYVRFLGYRNDIADLLKASDIALSSSKREGLPVNLIEAMATGLPLIVTNCRGNRDLVQNFQNGFVLERSEQKNFSRFVTSLLDKPNHYRRMYKNNLNLVSSYSISKIMSMMEKIYIVDK; this is translated from the coding sequence ATGAAAATACTATACGTTACAACGATTTCAAACACACTGAATGCATTTTTAGTTTCTCATATTCAGGAATTGGTGAATGCTGGTCATAAAGTTGATATTGCATGTAAAGTGGAAAAACCATTAAGCGATGCGTTATTAGAAAATACTAGAAATTTCTATGAACTAGAGTTTAATAGGAGTCCTAGAAAGAATAATTTTTTGAGATTAATTAAACAGGTTCGGCAATTAGTGTGCCAGGAAGAATATGATATTGTTCATACGCACACACCAATTGCGTCAGCTGTTGTGCGCTTGGCATGTAAGGGTATTGAGAAAACGAGAGTATTCTACACAGCACACGGCTTTCATTTCCTAAAGGGGGGACCACTGTTTAGCTGGTTGATCTATTATCCAATCGAAAAGATTCTCTCACGTTATACTGATACTTTAATTACCATCAATAAGGAAGACTACTCAATTGCCAAAAAAAAATTTAAGATGAAGCATTTACATTTAGTACCTGGTGTTGGAGTTGATTTAGAGAAGTTCTATCCTGTTTCATCTGATGAAAAACTGGCTATTAAGAAACAGTTAGGACTAGAAACAGATAAGAAGTACTTGATTTGTATTGGGGAACTAAATATCAATAAAAATCAAATTCTTTTGATTAAAATGATGGAAATACTTTGTAAGGAAAGAGAAGATATAGTGCTTTTACTTGTTGGTAGTGGCCATTTAGAAAGACAACTCCAACAGTTGGTTAATCAACTGAATCTTGAAAGATATGTTCGATTTTTGGGATATCGTAATGACATTGCAGATCTTTTAAAAGCTTCAGACATAGCTTTATCAAGTTCCAAAAGAGAAGGTCTTCCAGTTAACTTAATTGAGGCGATGGCAACAGGATTGCCCTTAATAGTGACGAATTGTCGTGGGAATCGAGACTTAGTTCAAAATTTTCAAAACGGATTTGTTTTAGAACGCTCTGAACAGAAGAATTTTTCTAGATTTGTTACAAGTCTTTTAGATAAACCTAATCATTATAGAAGAATGTATAAGAACAACCTTAATCTGGTCAGTAGTTATTCTATTTCCAAAATTATGAGTATGATGGAGAAAATTTACATTGTTGATAAGTAA
- a CDS encoding Fic family protein encodes MLGHRLVREKENRIKGGLYHKVQIELAFNSNHIEGSQLTHDQTRYIYETNTIGFEDNPTIKVDDIIETINHFTAFDFLLVSFQDDLNETWIKEIHAILKSGTSDSRKSWFQIGDYKLYPNEVGGRETTLPEYVESDMQELLRNYHALSPTSFEDILDFHVRFERIHPFQDGNGRVGRLIMFKECLKHGHVPFIIGDDMKYFYYRGLAEWGEQNGFLLDTCLAAQDRFKDYLEYFRIED; translated from the coding sequence ATGTTAGGTCATAGGTTAGTAAGAGAAAAAGAAAACAGAATCAAAGGTGGTCTTTACCATAAGGTTCAGATAGAGCTGGCTTTCAACTCAAACCATATAGAGGGGAGTCAACTGACGCATGACCAGACACGGTATATCTATGAGACCAATACGATTGGTTTTGAAGACAATCCAACCATAAAGGTGGATGATATTATTGAAACGATCAATCATTTTACGGCTTTTGATTTTCTCTTAGTTAGCTTTCAAGATGACTTGAATGAAACTTGGATAAAGGAGATTCATGCTATCTTGAAGAGTGGTACTTCCGATTCTCGGAAGTCATGGTTCCAAATCGGAGATTATAAATTATACCCAAATGAAGTCGGCGGTCGTGAAACGACTCTACCCGAGTATGTGGAGTCAGACATGCAAGAATTGCTTAGAAATTATCATGCTCTATCACCTACTTCCTTTGAGGATATTCTTGACTTTCATGTTCGATTTGAACGCATCCATCCCTTCCAAGATGGTAACGGGCGAGTAGGTCGACTCATTATGTTCAAAGAATGTCTCAAACATGGACATGTCCCCTTTATCATTGGAGATGACATGAAGTATTTTTACTATCGTGGCTTAGCCGAGTGGGGAGAACAGAATGGTTTCTTATTAGATACTTGTCTAGCCGCACAAGATCGATTTAAGGACTATTTAGAGTATTTTAGGATTGAGGATTAA
- a CDS encoding lipopolysaccharide biosynthesis protein codes for MGNYKKLLNNSILFAIGNFGSKFITFLLVPFYAHYLSAEQFGISDTMLTTITNLIAPVVFLSIYDAVLRFGLDSSYDKEKVISNSIFIGIFGFCIALVFLPILMLTSFKIYIHYFYILLALAFFQNLFGQYARSKGKVQLFSLNGILLSIFIAMFSYIFIVQLRKGLDGFFWAQIIAYSLSDIILFFGSDACHDISPKFVTKQDIRILLIYSIPLVPNSIMWWLMTVSSRYLVLYLSGAYWTGLFVVASKFPSLLSTVNQVFIQAWQISAVEEERSTTAVDYYTTVFKSLASMLFISSSLLTMLIKPLFSILFSSDYFTAWYLVPLLTLGTIFSAFSDYFATYYIVSKKTEGILRTSMYGGLVNFLLNIVLITFLGLVGAALSNAISFFVIFLLRYYGTKDIVDVKIDWTQIYGSILLIILQLILLFFDLEIMLLIQFLLLICIVYLNKFFICTLINKIVR; via the coding sequence ATGGGGAATTATAAAAAATTATTAAATAATTCAATATTATTTGCAATAGGTAATTTCGGGAGTAAGTTTATCACTTTTTTATTAGTTCCCTTTTATGCTCATTACCTCTCAGCTGAGCAGTTCGGAATTTCAGACACGATGCTAACAACTATTACAAACCTCATAGCTCCAGTAGTTTTTTTGAGCATTTATGACGCGGTTTTACGCTTTGGTTTGGATAGTAGTTATGATAAGGAGAAAGTTATTTCTAATTCCATTTTCATTGGAATTTTTGGTTTTTGTATAGCTTTAGTCTTTTTGCCAATATTGATGTTAACATCTTTTAAGATTTACATTCATTATTTTTATATTCTTTTAGCTCTAGCTTTTTTTCAAAATCTTTTTGGTCAGTATGCACGTTCTAAGGGGAAAGTTCAGTTATTCTCTCTAAATGGTATACTTTTATCAATATTTATTGCCATGTTCAGCTACATATTCATTGTTCAACTTCGAAAAGGGCTAGATGGATTTTTTTGGGCTCAGATTATTGCCTACTCTCTATCTGATATCATTTTATTTTTTGGTTCAGATGCATGTCATGATATTTCACCAAAATTTGTAACAAAGCAAGATATACGAATACTTTTAATTTATTCTATACCACTAGTTCCTAATTCTATTATGTGGTGGTTAATGACTGTTTCAAGTCGTTACTTAGTTTTATATTTATCAGGAGCTTATTGGACAGGTTTATTCGTAGTTGCCAGTAAATTTCCGTCTTTATTAAGCACTGTAAATCAAGTATTTATACAGGCTTGGCAGATTTCTGCAGTTGAAGAAGAAAGAAGTACAACAGCTGTTGATTATTATACAACGGTCTTCAAATCCTTAGCCTCCATGCTTTTTATTAGCTCTTCCCTATTAACAATGTTAATAAAACCTTTATTTAGTATTCTTTTTTCTTCGGATTATTTTACTGCTTGGTATCTTGTCCCTTTGTTAACATTAGGTACAATTTTTTCTGCTTTCTCAGATTATTTTGCAACGTACTATATTGTATCTAAAAAAACAGAAGGAATACTGCGAACTTCTATGTATGGAGGATTAGTAAATTTTCTATTGAATATCGTTTTAATAACATTTTTAGGTTTGGTTGGTGCAGCACTTTCGAATGCAATAAGTTTTTTTGTTATATTTCTTTTAAGATATTATGGAACCAAAGATATCGTTGATGTAAAGATTGATTGGACACAGATCTATGGATCTATTCTTTTAATAATTTTACAGCTGATATTGTTATTTTTTGATTTAGAGATAATGTTATTGATTCAGTTTTTACTTCTTATATGTATAGTATATTTAAATAAATTTTTTATTTGCACACTTATAAATAAGATAGTCAGATAA
- a CDS encoding DegT/DnrJ/EryC1/StrS family aminotransferase codes for MAFDFTKKVTPFENKVWLASPTMHGDELAYMKEAYDTNWMTTAGSNINTLEKLITEYTKSEHVVALSSGTSALHLAMKLAGIKNGDYVFCSDVTFSATVNPITYEGGIPVFIDSEYETWNMDPDALEKAFEIYPDVKVVVLVHLYGVPAKINEIQAICDKHGAILIEDAAESLGASYKGQQTGTFGQHSVISFNGNKIITGSSGGALLTTDLKAANKVRKWSTQAREQATWYQHEEIGYNYRMSNVIAGVVRGQMPYLDEHIAQKKAIYERYQEGLKDLPIKMNPFDPSNSVPNYWLSCLLINPEAMAKQVRSDSDVLYTSEKGKTSPSEILDALNAINAEGRPIWKPMHSQPIFRMNPFITKNGNGRAQTNAYIAGNYSDVGTDLFERGLCLPSDNKMTVEEQNIIIETIKACFE; via the coding sequence ATGGCATTTGATTTTACAAAAAAAGTAACCCCTTTTGAGAATAAGGTGTGGCTTGCCTCACCTACAATGCACGGTGATGAATTAGCATATATGAAGGAAGCCTATGATACCAACTGGATGACGACAGCAGGTTCAAATATTAATACCCTAGAGAAATTAATAACAGAATATACAAAAAGTGAGCACGTAGTTGCCCTTTCTTCAGGAACATCTGCTCTACATTTAGCAATGAAGCTAGCAGGGATTAAGAATGGTGATTATGTTTTTTGTTCGGATGTTACTTTTTCAGCCACTGTAAATCCAATCACATATGAAGGTGGGATTCCAGTATTCATTGATTCTGAGTACGAGACATGGAATATGGATCCGGATGCATTGGAGAAAGCATTTGAAATTTATCCGGATGTAAAAGTTGTTGTGTTGGTTCACTTGTATGGAGTACCTGCAAAAATCAATGAAATACAAGCTATTTGTGATAAACATGGTGCAATTCTTATCGAAGATGCAGCGGAGTCTTTGGGAGCAAGTTATAAGGGACAACAGACTGGAACTTTTGGACAACACTCTGTTATTTCTTTTAATGGAAATAAAATTATTACTGGTTCAAGCGGTGGAGCTTTACTAACCACTGATTTGAAGGCGGCAAATAAAGTTAGAAAATGGTCAACACAAGCACGTGAACAGGCTACTTGGTACCAACATGAAGAGATTGGCTACAATTACCGAATGAGCAACGTTATTGCAGGGGTTGTTCGCGGTCAAATGCCATATTTAGATGAGCATATCGCACAGAAGAAAGCTATTTACGAACGTTATCAAGAAGGATTGAAGGATTTGCCAATAAAAATGAATCCATTTGATCCAAGTAATTCAGTACCGAATTATTGGCTATCTTGCCTGCTCATTAATCCTGAAGCCATGGCGAAACAGGTGCGTTCGGATAGCGATGTTCTTTATACTTCTGAGAAAGGGAAAACATCTCCTTCAGAAATATTAGATGCATTAAATGCAATCAATGCGGAAGGTCGACCAATCTGGAAACCGATGCACTCTCAACCAATTTTTAGAATGAATCCATTTATTACAAAGAATGGGAATGGTAGAGCTCAAACCAATGCTTACATCGCGGGAAATTACTCAGATGTAGGAACAGACCTATTTGAACGCGGACTATGTCTGCCGAGTGATAATAAGATGACTGTAGAAGAGCAGAATATTATTATTGAGACCATAAAAGCTTGCTTTGAATAG
- a CDS encoding glycosyltransferase, with the protein MKKILFFIPTLSGGGAEKVLVNLVNNLNREKYEVTVLTLFDTGINKKYLAKHIHYKFIFKRLFRGNTVIFRLFSPEFLARKFIGQERYDIAISFLESPATRIIAALDDDTKKIQWIHNEYSDENEFLKCYSSKKEFIKLQNNFDRVIYVAETVKSGFHNLFPELKLSEEILYNPIDTDSIRKLSEEKSLYIKKSPIGFHIVSVGRLHPQKGYSRLLDVMSKVINMYPQVTLEILGEGELRGELEQKIKALGLQDNIKLIGYHENPYARVKSADLFICSSLHEGFSTAVTEALIVNTPVLTTDCSGMKELLGKNNEYGMIVENSESGLYEGLMNLLKNPEKLEKYKHMAQLKSDSFDLNYRMEKIEQMLDSLL; encoded by the coding sequence ATGAAAAAAATTCTATTTTTTATTCCGACGCTTAGCGGTGGCGGAGCTGAAAAAGTTTTGGTAAATCTTGTAAACAATTTGAATAGAGAAAAGTACGAAGTAACAGTACTTACTCTTTTTGACACAGGAATAAACAAGAAGTATTTGGCTAAGCATATTCACTATAAGTTTATTTTTAAACGTCTCTTTCGAGGAAATACAGTGATTTTTCGATTATTTAGTCCAGAATTTTTAGCAAGAAAATTTATTGGACAAGAAAGGTACGATATTGCTATTTCATTTTTGGAAAGTCCCGCAACTAGAATTATTGCTGCCCTAGATGATGATACAAAAAAAATCCAATGGATTCACAATGAGTATTCTGACGAGAACGAATTTTTAAAATGTTATAGTTCTAAGAAAGAGTTTATAAAGTTACAAAATAATTTTGATAGAGTGATTTATGTTGCCGAGACGGTAAAGAGCGGATTTCATAATTTATTTCCAGAACTGAAATTGAGTGAAGAGATACTGTATAATCCGATTGATACTGATAGTATTAGAAAATTATCAGAAGAAAAGAGTCTCTACATAAAGAAATCACCGATAGGATTTCATATAGTTTCGGTTGGACGTTTGCATCCTCAGAAAGGTTACAGTCGTCTTTTGGATGTAATGTCTAAAGTGATTAATATGTATCCTCAGGTAACTCTTGAAATTTTAGGTGAAGGTGAACTTAGAGGAGAGTTAGAGCAAAAAATTAAAGCTTTAGGTTTGCAAGATAATATCAAATTGATAGGTTATCATGAAAATCCTTATGCTAGAGTCAAGAGTGCTGATTTGTTTATCTGTTCCTCATTACATGAGGGGTTTAGCACTGCTGTAACAGAGGCATTAATAGTTAATACACCAGTATTAACTACAGATTGCTCAGGTATGAAAGAATTACTGGGAAAGAATAATGAATACGGTATGATTGTTGAAAATTCTGAGTCAGGACTCTATGAGGGATTGATGAACTTATTGAAAAATCCAGAAAAATTGGAGAAATACAAACATATGGCCCAATTAAAGAGTGATTCATTTGATTTGAATTATAGGATGGAAAAAATTGAACAGATGTTAGACAGTTTATTATAA
- a CDS encoding glycosyltransferase — MRISVLMGVYNAEKTLREALESIFNQTYQDFELIICDDGSTDSSLDILTKYSHRFPNKIKLIIHDVNKGLNETLNDCLNIAKGEYIARMDADDISLPMRFQKQVEFLDSNPEFAFVGTNMIHFDDSGDWGISTLIKIPQKKDMVKGSSFSHPSILMRRSALLQVGGYTVSPRLLRVEDYHLWIKMYEYGFYGYNLREPLIKFRDDKDAQARRTISNRLNEIYVKHLAIHKLKLPIYNYVYIMKPLLLILVPASLYKLLHQFKLKR; from the coding sequence ATGAGAATATCTGTTTTAATGGGAGTTTATAATGCAGAAAAAACCTTAAGAGAAGCGTTGGAGTCTATTTTTAATCAAACATACCAAGATTTTGAATTGATTATATGTGATGATGGTTCTACAGATAGCTCACTTGATATTCTAACCAAGTATTCACATAGGTTTCCTAACAAGATAAAGTTAATCATACATGATGTTAATAAGGGGTTAAATGAGACATTGAATGATTGTCTAAATATAGCAAAAGGCGAATATATCGCTCGAATGGATGCTGATGATATCTCGTTACCAATGAGATTTCAAAAACAAGTTGAGTTTCTAGATTCAAATCCAGAATTTGCATTTGTCGGTACTAATATGATTCATTTTGATGACTCTGGTGATTGGGGAATAAGTACATTGATTAAGATTCCACAAAAAAAGGACATGGTGAAAGGAAGTTCTTTTTCTCATCCTTCTATCCTTATGCGTAGGAGTGCACTTTTACAAGTTGGTGGATATACTGTATCGCCTAGATTGTTAAGAGTTGAAGATTATCATTTGTGGATTAAAATGTATGAATATGGCTTTTATGGATATAATCTTAGAGAACCTCTGATTAAATTTAGAGATGATAAAGATGCACAAGCTCGTAGAACTATTTCCAATCGTCTCAATGAAATATATGTAAAACATCTAGCCATCCATAAACTAAAGCTGCCTATATACAATTATGTATATATAATGAAGCCTTTGCTATTAATCTTAGTACCTGCTAGTCTCTACAAACTATTGCATCAATTTAAGTTGAAACGATGA